The Roseomonas haemaphysalidis genome segment CTGGAAGAGAAGACCCTCGTTCCTGAAAAGAAGGTTCTCTACCAGTTTTCCGCCCGCGGGCACGACATGGCGCAGATCCTGCTCGGCCTCGGGCTCGACCATCGGCATGACGCCGCCTGCGGCTACTACCGCTCCCGCCCCATGCTGCTGGCGCTCGGCGTGGCGGTCGAGGACGCGCTGGGCTCCTCCATGGCGCGGGCCGGCGGCTATTCGGACGGGCGCGACATCGGCGTGGTGTTCAACTACCCGAACCGGCAGGGTGCCTCGGCGCTGCCCATGTGCGGCGGGGTGGGGGCGCAGTACACCCCCACCGTCGGCTGGGCGCAGGCGGTGGAATACCACCGCACCGTGCTGCGCGATGCCAGCTACGAGGGCGCCATCGGCGTGGTGCTGGGCGGCGACGCCTCGGTCGCCAGCAATGGCTTCTGGGCGGCGCTGACGGCGGCGACCACGCAGAAGCTGCCCGTGCTCTTCTACATCGAGGACAATGGCTACGGCATTTCCGTGCCCGGGCATTTCCAGACCCCGGGTGCCGACATCGCCGCCAACCTGGCCAGCTTCGGCAACCTGCATGTGCTGTCCGGCGACGGCACCGAGCCGGCGGAGGCGGCGGCGCTGATTGCCGCGGCGCAGGCGCATGTGCGCGGGCGCCAGGGGCCCTGCCTCTTGCGGCTGCGCGTGCCGCGTCTGCAAGGCCACAGCTTCCAGGACACCCAGGCCTACAAGCCGGCCGAGCTGGTGGCCGAGGAATGGGCGCGCGACCCGCTGCCGAAGCTGCGCGCCCAGCTGGTGCCGGCGTTGATGTCCGGCGCCGAGTGGGACGCCCTGGCCGCCGAGGCCGCCGCCGCCGTGGAAGCGGCACGCGAGGCGGCGGAGCGCCGCCCGGTGGCCGCGCCCGAGACAGTGCTGCGCCACGTCTTCGCCGAAGGCGAGGCGCCGGTGCTGGGCGGCCTGCGCGCCGCCGGCATCGCGCCCCGCGCGACGGACACCGCACCCAGGCCCGAGGGCGCGCGCATCAACATGGTCACCGCCATCCGCCGCACGCTGGAGCACGAGCTGGATACCAACCCGCGCGTGCTGCTGTTCGGCGAGGATATCGGCCCCAAGGGCGGCGTGCACGCCGTGACGCTCGGGCTGCAGGAGAAGTTCGGCGAAAGCCGTGTGTTCGACACCAGCCTGTCGGAGGAAGGCATCGTCGGCCGTGCCGTGGGCATGGCGATGGCCGGGCTGATGCCGGTGCCGGAAATCCAGTTCCGCAAGTATGCCGACCCGGCGACGGAGCAGATCAACGACTGCGGCACGCTGCGCTGGCGCACCAACAACCGCTTCGCGGCGCCCATGGTGCTGCGCATGCCGGTTGGCTTCTTCAAATGCGGCGACCCCTGGCACAGCCAGACCAACGAGGTGCAGTTCGTCCACGCGCCCGGCTGGCGCGTCGCCGTCCCCTCCAACGCCGAAGATGCGGTGGGCCTCTTGCGCACGGCACTGCGGGGCGACGACCCGACCATGTTCCTGGAGCACCGCGCCATGCTGGACACCGCCTGGGCGCGGCGTCCTTACCCCGGCGATGACTACGCCATCCCCTTCGGCAGCGCGCGCACCACCGTGTCGGGCGACGCGATCACGGTCGTCACCTGGGGGGCCATGGTGGAGCGCTGCGAAGAGGCGGCGCGCCTCAGCGGCCATTCCGTGGAGGTGATCGACCTGCGCACGCTGATGCCGTGGGACAGCGCGGCGGTGCTGGCTTCCGTGGCGCGCACGCATCGCTGCCTGATCGTGCATGAGGACCTGCGCACTGGCGGCTTCGGCGCCGAGATCGCCGCCGTGGTGGCGGACGAGGCCTTCATGCAGCTGGACGCACCCGTGGCGCGGCTCGCCATGCCGGATATCCCCAGCCCGCACAACCCGGTGCTGCTGGACCACGTGGTGCCTTCGGTCGTCCGCATCCGCGAGAAGATCGACGCGCTGGTGGCCTTCTGATGATGACCGAGGTCCTGTCCCCCTTGTCGCAGGAAGGCACCACGGCGGCCATCCGCACCTGGTTCAAGGCGGTGGGCGACCGCGTGGCGGAAGGCGAGCCGCTTTTGGAGCTGGAAACTGACAAGGTGGCCATGGAAGTCGCCGCCCCCGCCAGCGGCGTGCTGGCCGCCATCCTGGTGGCGGCGGGCGACGTGCAGCCCGGCGCGCTGCTCGGGCACATCACGCCGGGCGAGGCCGCCACGCCGCCGCGGCCGGCCGTTGTGCCGCCCCCGGCCGCCGCCCTGGCGGACCCGGAGCACCGCCTGTCCCCCGCCGTGCGCAAGCTGGTGAGCGAAAGCGGCATCGACCCCGCCGGGCTGCCCGGCACCGGCAAGGACGGCCGCCTGACGCGGGACGACGTGGTGCGCGCGCTGCAGGCCCGCGCCACCCCCGCCATGCCGCCGCAGCCGAGTGCCGGCAGCACCAGCATCCCGCACAGCCCGATGCGCCGGCGCATCGCCGAGCATATGGCGCATTCGGTGGCCACCGCGCCGCATGTGACGGCGTTGTTCGAGGCCGATTTTTCCGCGATCATCGCGCATCGGGCGGCCAACAAGGCCGGGTTCGCCGCGCAGGGCGTCAACCTGACCTTCACTGCCTATTTCATCGCGGCCAGCGTGGCGGCGATGCAGGCCGCGCCCACCGTCAACAGCCGCTGGCATGACGACCGGCTGGAAGTGTTTTCCGCCGTCAACATCGGCATCGGCACGGCGCTGGGCGATCAGGGGCTGGTAGTGCCCGTGATCCATGCGGCCCAATCGCTGTCGCTGCTCGGCATCGCGCAGACGTTGCAGGCGGTGACACAGCGCGCCCGCACCGGCACCCTGGCGCCGGAGGACGTGCGCGGCGGCACCTTCACCATCTCCAACCACGGCACCTCCGGCTCGCTGCTGGCGGCGCCGGTGATCATCAACCAGCCGCAATCGGCCATCCTCGGCATCGGCAAGGTGGAGAAGCGTGTGGTGGTGCGCGAGGTGGCCGGCGGCGACGCGATGCTGATCCGGCCGATGAGCTTTGTTTCGCTGACCATCGACCACCGCGTCATCGACGGCGCGCAAACCAACGCTTGGCTGACGCGCTTCGTGGACACGCTGGAGAACTGGCCGGCCTGACTACTGCTTCTCGATGCCGGCCTGGGTCACGACCGCCTGCCACTTCGCCACCTCGGCCCGCACGAAGTCCTGCGCGGCTTCCGGCGTGGTGCCCACGGGGGTGGCGCCCAGCGCCGCCATGCGCTCCAGCACGGAGGGTTGCTTCAGCTGCGCGACCGCATCGGTGCTGATCCTGGCCGCGATCGGCGCCGGCAAGCCGGCGGGGCCGATGACGGCACCCCAGGTGGCGGCCTCGAAGCCCGGCAGGCCGGCTTCGGCCACGGTGGGCAGCTCGGGCAGGATCGGCAGGCGTTGCGCCGCGGTGGTGGCCAGCGCCTTCAGCTTGCCGGACTGCACGTGCCCCAGCACGGCGGGCAGGGTATCGAACATCACGTCCACCCGGCCGCCGATCAGGTCGGGATGCGCGGCGGTGGAGCCGCGATAAGGCACGTTGAGCATGGCCGCGCCGGTGCGGTGCGCGAACATCTCGGCCGCCAGGTGCACGGCGCCGCCGGTGTTGGCGAAGCTGACCTGGCCGGGGCGGCTTTTCACCATCGCCACCAGCTCCTGCACCGTTCCGGCCTGGAAGTCGGGTGCCGCCACCAGCACCAGGGGCACCGAATAGATGATGCTGAGCACGGAGAAGTCGCGCAGCGTATCGAAGGGCGTGGTGTAGAGCGCGGCGTTGACGGCATGGTTGACGGATACGAAGCCGAGCGTGGTGCCGTCCGGTGCCGCCTTGGCCACCGCGTCGCTGCCGACGATGCCGTTGGCGCCGGTGCGGTTTTCCACGACCACCGACTGCTTCCACAGCGGCGTCAGCTTTTCCGCCAGCAGGCGGGCCGCGATGTCGGAGGCACCGCCCGGCGAATAGGGCACGATGATGCGCACCGTCTGGCCGGGAAAGCCGCCCTGGGCGCGTGCGACGCGTGGCAGGGCCAGGGCGAGGGGCGCGAGCAGGGTCGCGCGGCGGGTGGTGTTCATGGAGCTGGGTTCTTCTTGCTTGGACGTCCT includes the following:
- a CDS encoding tripartite tricarboxylate transporter substrate binding protein, with amino-acid sequence MNTTRRATLLAPLALALPRVARAQGGFPGQTVRIIVPYSPGGASDIAARLLAEKLTPLWKQSVVVENRTGANGIVGSDAVAKAAPDGTTLGFVSVNHAVNAALYTTPFDTLRDFSVLSIIYSVPLVLVAAPDFQAGTVQELVAMVKSRPGQVSFANTGGAVHLAAEMFAHRTGAAMLNVPYRGSTAAHPDLIGGRVDVMFDTLPAVLGHVQSGKLKALATTAAQRLPILPELPTVAEAGLPGFEAATWGAVIGPAGLPAPIAARISTDAVAQLKQPSVLERMAALGATPVGTTPEAAQDFVRAEVAKWQAVVTQAGIEKQ
- a CDS encoding transketolase C-terminal domain-containing protein yields the protein MGSLSANMPRVAGESRVAPDWRRVAYLLHVSRALDALEEKTLVPEKKVLYQFSARGHDMAQILLGLGLDHRHDAACGYYRSRPMLLALGVAVEDALGSSMARAGGYSDGRDIGVVFNYPNRQGASALPMCGGVGAQYTPTVGWAQAVEYHRTVLRDASYEGAIGVVLGGDASVASNGFWAALTAATTQKLPVLFYIEDNGYGISVPGHFQTPGADIAANLASFGNLHVLSGDGTEPAEAAALIAAAQAHVRGRQGPCLLRLRVPRLQGHSFQDTQAYKPAELVAEEWARDPLPKLRAQLVPALMSGAEWDALAAEAAAAVEAAREAAERRPVAAPETVLRHVFAEGEAPVLGGLRAAGIAPRATDTAPRPEGARINMVTAIRRTLEHELDTNPRVLLFGEDIGPKGGVHAVTLGLQEKFGESRVFDTSLSEEGIVGRAVGMAMAGLMPVPEIQFRKYADPATEQINDCGTLRWRTNNRFAAPMVLRMPVGFFKCGDPWHSQTNEVQFVHAPGWRVAVPSNAEDAVGLLRTALRGDDPTMFLEHRAMLDTAWARRPYPGDDYAIPFGSARTTVSGDAITVVTWGAMVERCEEAARLSGHSVEVIDLRTLMPWDSAAVLASVARTHRCLIVHEDLRTGGFGAEIAAVVADEAFMQLDAPVARLAMPDIPSPHNPVLLDHVVPSVVRIREKIDALVAF
- a CDS encoding dihydrolipoamide acetyltransferase family protein, producing the protein MMTEVLSPLSQEGTTAAIRTWFKAVGDRVAEGEPLLELETDKVAMEVAAPASGVLAAILVAAGDVQPGALLGHITPGEAATPPRPAVVPPPAAALADPEHRLSPAVRKLVSESGIDPAGLPGTGKDGRLTRDDVVRALQARATPAMPPQPSAGSTSIPHSPMRRRIAEHMAHSVATAPHVTALFEADFSAIIAHRAANKAGFAAQGVNLTFTAYFIAASVAAMQAAPTVNSRWHDDRLEVFSAVNIGIGTALGDQGLVVPVIHAAQSLSLLGIAQTLQAVTQRARTGTLAPEDVRGGTFTISNHGTSGSLLAAPVIINQPQSAILGIGKVEKRVVVREVAGGDAMLIRPMSFVSLTIDHRVIDGAQTNAWLTRFVDTLENWPA